ATCACTTGGTTTAGTGCCAAAAGATGCCCACATCTCACATTTATTCTACCAAAATGGTGGCAAAGTTTTTTGCTTTGATTTTGGCTTGCCAAAAATGTGGCATGCCAATTTTTTTTGGCAACAAATCAATCAGGCCCTAAATGTCACCGATTTGCACTCCTATATTTTGCTGTCTGCGTGCTCTTCTTCCAGCCATCCTAACATCTTTTACACTCCACGGCCTTATGCAACATGGCGAGGGGGCAAATTGATTTGTCGAATTAAGCATTTAAGCCAGCTAACCTTGATGCCCATCCATTCTATAATAACTATAGTAAAATCTTAATCGGTAATATGTGATGCTAGGGCGTCCGGACGCCGCAATTAGTTCGGGAGGAGAAGAAACAAGTTTCAGTGATCAAACGTTACTTGAAATTTGGGAGGCAAATGTATTATTTGGAGTCTCAAGGCCTGATGTTTTGGAAAAAATATCTATGATTAATTGAAGGTTTTGAAGACCTATTTAGGATCTGTTTGGTTCCGCTTATAATCCAATTCTAGTTGGAATATAAGCTAGAACCCCGTCCAAACGACATTATTTTCGAGATTATCTAGGCCGCCGCTTACCAGTAAATTCCGGAAACAACTGAGCGCCCGATTGCCCCCAACGCTGCGCCCAGAAATCGCGTACCTGCTGTTCTAAGCTAGCGGATTTTTCCTCGCCGGCCCTCTCTCCCCGACTGCCCTATGCCCCTATCTACCCGAcgcccctcccccgccgccccaCTCCGCCGAGcagagctgcgccgccgcccctttttTCCCCCGACTGGGCAGCTCCGCCGGCCCCTGCCCTCCCCGAGCTGGagcagctccgccgccggccctgaTTCGCGTTGCTTTTCTCTTGTTAGTTTTGCAGATTGATCTGTTGCCTCACCTTGCCCATAAGGTGGTAATTCTCAAGTTGACAAAATGAGTCGTCTGGAGTAATATTAATGGATGAGATATGATCATATTGCAACATAGATATACAAATAACCATGACTGCTTTGCTGAAGGATCTTACGTATATCTTATGTTGACTAAATAAATCATGTAACGTTTTTTTcccaaatagaaaaaaagatTGTAACTAAAACAGATCCTTTCATGCTGTAATCCCCTATACATTCCTAGTGCATCAATATTGTTTTTCTTTGCTCCAACTGCTGTATATTTCTATGCAACATATTAGTAGAGTTGTTAGCTGCATTTTATATTTCTCTTATGGGTGGATGCAGGACATTTGGAAGCATATACATTCCCTAATGCTACTGTGAGATGCTGCCCGTGCTGCCTGTGTTTCTCGTGCCTTTCTAAGTTCTTGGAGACAATATCCCAACCTCACCTTAACACTGCTATCATTGGGATTTCACCAAGAAAGTTAACAACATTCTGAAAAATCACTCTGGCGTTGGCATGAAGAAACTCATTCTTGAATTTGTTAACAACATTCTGAAAAATCACTCTGGCGTTGGCATGAAGAAACTCATTCTTGAATTTGTTGAGTGTTATGATTGCAACGACATTATTAATCATCTAGATAGTTGGCTTCAAATTGCTGTTACACCACAGATTGAAGAACTTACACTTATAAGCCCAGAGTGGTTTCCAGACGACCCAGAGTGACAATCCAGGGTGGTTTCCAGACGACGAGTATTCATCCATACTGAGATACAAGTTCCCATGTTCACTTTTATCAAATGGAAGAGGAAACTCAATTCAGTATCTTAATCTTGAACGTTGTGCCTTCCAATCCACAGTACATCTTGGTCCCCTGGGAAGCCTAACGAGGCTGCACCTGCGCCATGTTTGTATGACGGAGGACGAACTAGGGTGCTTTCTTTCCAGTTCTCTAGTGTTGGAGAGGTTGGAACTTATTGATTGCTATTAGATAATTTGCTTGAAGATACCTGGCTTCCTGTACCGCCTCAGCTATCTGCATGTGTATGGATGCAGCATGCTGCAAGACATAGAGAACAAGGCTCAAAATCTTCGCACCATTTACTTTGAAGAGTTCCCGGCACTATATTCTCCAGGAGTGTCGCTGCGCCTTGGAGAGTTGTTGCATCTGAACAACATAGAAATGCGATGCAACGATGCTACCTGTTATGCTCGTTCAGAGCTTCCATCAATCGCCCCGAGTCTTGAGACTCTTACCATGAGCTCTCTTTGTGAGGTATAATCTAAAACTAATGATATGCATATACCATATGCCATGCCAGCTTGCACTTTAATAAAAGACCCTTTTACCTATGTACCATTGTAAAAGTTTCGTGTTACTTCTGTACCATCGAAAATTATAAAAGTTCTTCAGCAccatccaaattttttttctttctctccatACCATTCCGTCCACTTTCATCTCTAACGGTGTCAACTATTCAGTGGGACCATGTTGTAAGTGGCCAAGACTCATATCTTCCACCTCTTGCTCCTCCCATGGCACCTCCTACCCCTCTCTCTGTTCCCGGCGCACACACCAGCAACAGCCTCGGTGTCACATCTTCCTGCCTCCACCTTCCTCGGTTGCCTACCCATCAGCCCTTTCCTGCAATCCTGCGCGTGGCTGGCCCAAGGGGTGGATTCGGCCGGCTGCGGGGCTAGCTCGCGGGTGGGGGATGTTCACCGGCGGTGGGGCCTAGCGGGTCTAGCTCGCGGGCGCCTAGATTCGCAGCTCCGCGCCGGAACTGAGGCCGCGCCCCTAGGCTGACTGCCGCCGGCACGGAGGATCCatcgggaggaggaggtggccggagCTCCGACGCCCCAGCCTCGTGCAGCCatccctccggccgccgcgggcgtGCGTGGGGTCGAGGTTTTCCCTGGCGCGCGCTGGCGCGCTCGAGGGCGAGCTCCGCCCCGGCTAGCGTGAACGCGGACGCGGGCAGCAAGCCGACGCGGCTGCGGCGGACGCGCGCAGGCGTGCGCGTGTGGGCCGACGCGTTAGCGGCGCGGGCTCGTGGACCAGCGGTTGCGGCGGCTCGCACGCCAGAGGAGGACGGCGTGCAGGACGCGAGCAGGAGTAGAGCACCTGCCGGCGGCTTGGGGACTCAGGGCACGACGGCCGGGGCACTGCCGGCAGGAGCTGCAAATCAAGGTGCGAAGGAGGGGGGTGGCACTGTGAATCTGGCCCGCACGTTAGGATGTGTAAACGGCAAGAATGAGACGGAAGGAGGACGGAATGGTAGGTAGGGAAAGAAAATTTTACTTGATGGTACAGaagaatttttgaaatttttgatgGTACATAGGTAATTTGTAACTTTAACAATGGTACACTGGTAAAAACTTCTTAATAAAATTGTGGCATATATATGCAGGTGACCAATGCACCAACAGCACCTAGCAAGTTCCTCCACCTCAAATACTTGTGTATTCATCTTTATAGAGTGTCTCCAGCATATGATTATTTTTCGCTGGCTTCTTTCTTTGATGCTTCTCCTTCCTTGGAGATTTTCAGCCTCAATGTAAGTCATTATTCAATTTGACAACATACCGGTCGCTAGTGTGAACCATTAAATTTGATCTGCTTTACACTTTCAGCTACTGCAGGAACTCATGGAGCATGATTGGATTTCTGGAGGTTCCTCAGATCTGAGGCAGATGCAACGACACTGTCATCACAACCTCCAGAGATTCAAGATCACAGGTTTTGGCTCTGCAAAGAGCTTGGTTGAGCTAACATGCTATATTCTTGAGAGCACGCTGTCACTCAAATGCATCATGCTAGACACCACTTTGCAGGGAGCTTTCAGGTGTTCTGACAGCAAGTCTAAGAAATGTTTTTCGATGCCCAAGGGTAATATCATGGAAGCACAGAAGGCGCTCCTGGCTATCAAAAAATACATTGAAACGAAAGTTCCTGCTACAGTTAAGTTAAATGTTGTTGAGCCTTGTAGACGGTGCCACACCATTGGAGTGTAGTTTTGTGTCGTCTCCAGAGTTAGCATGTTTATTCTTTAAATAACCAGGATTTTCAATGTTTACCTCTGTAATATATGGGATGAGCTAAAGTTTACTGATCCATACAACATGCCTTTTTATCATATATAGTTTCTTTGGCATGTCTCTTTAACCTTTGCCTGGAGGGGGTATGAATTGTTGGTATGAAACCTGAAACAACCTCGACAATTTCTGGTCAGCTGAGGACTTCCGATCTGTTGATGATTCTGGGAGTTTGCTGGATGTGTAACTTGGCCTGTCCCATCGTTATTTGTATATGCATTCTACCCAGAACTGAACAACTCCGCCTCTTTCGTAGTCTTTGGGTAAAGCTGGCTGCTGTCTGCTATTAGACTGCTACTTGACTGGTGAATGGCAATCTTGGTCAATCCCCCGAACTATTGCAGTGCCGGCGCACGCGTGAATGAGATGCATGGTGGTGCTACCACTACTGCAAATGGTCGATGAAAGGCGTGGCATCATAATTCATATGCCTTTTCTGCTTTTGCTGACCTACATGTTCGAGCTGTCGCCATGGTATTGGCAGTATTTaagatatatatttaatatatctTTTATCATTAAAACCTGCTTCCGTAGCATAGTGGTAGTGCGTTCGCTTCGTAAGCGAAAGGTCGCGAGTTCGATCCTCGCCGGGAGCTGTAATTTTCTCTTTTAGAttcgcttttttcatttttttttcttttggccaCCAACGACCAAGGCAACTCGTCAAATATTTGGCGAGTCCTTTTGCCTCCAAGGCAAACCTGAGCAATGTCCTGATTTATCCTTGAACGTTGGGTGCTAAGTTTATTTAGGATTAGTCAATGTTGACAAATTCAATCTAGCCTTGATTTGAAATTTCTGTGGGCACGAAGTTCTTGAAATGAAAAACTGTTAATAAATGTACACTCGGAGGCATCGTCAATTATGTATgtacattttctaaaaaaaaagatgtaTGTACATATCAGCATCCTATCCTACTGCCAGGCCATGCACTTTACGTCCTGATTCAGCTCAGGGAACGACTGCTCTAATCCATGTAGATGTTTGCATGGCAAGTTGACATCTGCATCTTTTCCCTGCACGCCGCGTTTCACAGAACAAAGTTCTTCTCAATGCTTTGTAGCAAAGGTCATAGCTGCCTGATCTTATGGACCTTCCATATCATGTACCAGTTGTGGGTTTGTTCGTGGAAGGTAACCTTAGCTGCACCTCAGAAAATTGAAAGGGGAAAAATTGGAGTGTTATATCAGTTATAGTCTGAGAAATGTTACTATATAGTCTGAGAAGTTTTACtatgttgatgcaagatgagGACCATGCGAACCTGATTACACTTCAAATTCTGGGAAAGTGATCACGAGCAGAACGGCAAAAGATAACAGCAATGGCAGTAAGTAACTGACCTTGGACCTTCTTGAGTTCAGCGGCACTGGATCCTTCTTCAATGGCTTATATGCAAAAGATTCAAGGTCCATTACTGGTGGCGGTGAGATGGAGTTACTAAAATCTCTCCGGATCCTTGAAGCCTTCAGATGCAAGCAGATAGCCCCAATTAGATCCATTAGTTTTTGCAATGTACACTAACAGCTTAGTCAGGTAAAAGAGACACCATACCTGTCCCTTAGATGGCTCAGGCTTGACATCCAAACGCTCACTGAACAAGAGCACCTTCATTTGAAGAGACAGCCATCAAATTAATGCGGCAACAATACCAGTAAATTACTATATGCATCCAGATAAGCAAACTACCTTTTGCACCAATTGTTGATTTGGTTTATCAGTTGCAAGAACTTGTACACCGAGGATCATCGTGGCGCATGCATTTTCAGAAAAGCAGAAAGGACAGGCT
This portion of the Panicum virgatum strain AP13 chromosome 2N, P.virgatum_v5, whole genome shotgun sequence genome encodes:
- the LOC120658402 gene encoding uncharacterized protein LOC120658402 isoform X1 gives rise to the protein MTEDELGCFLSSSLVLESMLQDIENKAQNLRTIYFEEFPALYSPGVSLRLGELLHLNNIEMRCNDATCYARSELPSIAPSLETLTMSSLCEVTNAPTAPSKFLHLKYLCIHLYRVSPAYDYFSLASFFDASPSLEIFSLNLLQELMEHDWISGGSSDLRQMQRHCHHNLQRFKITGFGSAKSLVELTCYILESTLSLKCIMLDTTLQGAFRCSDSKSKKCFSMPKGNIMEAQKALLAIKKYIETKVPATVKLNVVEPCRRCHTIGV
- the LOC120658402 gene encoding uncharacterized protein LOC120658402 isoform X3; this encodes MTEDELGCFLSSSLVLESMLQDIENKAQNLRTIYFEEFPALYSPGVSLRLGELLHLNNIEMRCNDATCYARSELPSIAPSLETLTMSSLCEVTNAPTAPSKFLHLKYLCIHLYRVSPAYDYFSLASFFDASPSLEIFSLNLLQELMEHDWISGGSSDLRQMQRHCHHNLQRFKITGSFQVF
- the LOC120658402 gene encoding uncharacterized protein LOC120658402 isoform X2, translated to MTEDELGCFLSSSLVLESMLQDIENKAQNLRTIYFEEFPALYSPGVSLRLGELLHLNNIEMRCNDATCYARSELPSIAPSLETLTMSSLCEVTNAPTAPSKFLHLKYLCIHLYRVSPAYDYFSLASFFDASPSLEIFSLNELMEHDWISGGSSDLRQMQRHCHHNLQRFKITGFGSAKSLVELTCYILESTLSLKCIMLDTTLQGAFRCSDSKSKKCFSMPKGNIMEAQKALLAIKKYIETKVPATVKLNVVEPCRRCHTIGV